In one window of Mobiluncus massiliensis DNA:
- a CDS encoding Rne/Rng family ribonuclease, translating to MEAKRIRRKAGRKESRKRTPITEAEFLARRENVKREMVVRERDGLNQIAVLEDGLLVEHYVSRHTQETAVGNIYLGKVQNVLSSMEAAFVDIGKGRNAVLYAGEVNWDAAGLNAKTGRIEDALNPGDLVLVQVTKDPIGHKGARLTSQITLAGRHLVLVPSGAMTGISRKLPEEERKRLKALLKTMIPAGYGVIVRTAAEGATEEQLRADVERLTRIWEEIETKQRKTRNGPVLLHGEPELAVRVVRDIFNEDFRSLTIQGDNAWKTISKYVRDLSPELKDRLKHWEGEDDIFAAHRIDEQLAKGFERKVWLPSGGYLIIDRTEAMTVIDVNTGRYIGAGGTLEETVTKNNLEAAEEIVRQLRLRDIGGIVVIDFVDMVIESNRDLVLRRLVECLGRDRTRHQVTEVTSLGLVQMTRKRVGQGLVEAFSTQCECCDGRGFIVHDVPVENNGQAPEDVVSHPAPRRGSSSGASSKRARSRAKSVKETNPEVRQTMAAIATAAHASEEHEPAPEQSHSSPTKEPKLLTTPPEKPSLDKASEKPSLDKASEKPALDGAQTRLEITSANGSAESAAPRRRHRRAASTGVINTDSADADIVVSQG from the coding sequence CTGGAAGCGAAACGGATTCGCCGTAAGGCGGGGCGTAAGGAAAGTCGCAAACGGACCCCGATTACGGAAGCAGAATTCCTGGCGCGTCGAGAGAACGTGAAGCGAGAAATGGTCGTGCGCGAGCGTGACGGTTTGAATCAGATTGCCGTTCTCGAGGATGGGTTGCTGGTCGAGCATTACGTTTCGCGGCACACCCAAGAGACGGCCGTGGGTAATATCTACCTGGGCAAGGTACAAAACGTGTTGTCCTCGATGGAGGCAGCTTTCGTGGACATCGGCAAGGGACGCAACGCCGTTCTCTATGCCGGAGAAGTGAACTGGGACGCTGCCGGTCTGAATGCCAAAACCGGGCGTATCGAGGACGCGCTCAACCCCGGCGACCTGGTTTTAGTGCAGGTCACAAAGGATCCAATTGGACATAAAGGTGCCCGTTTGACATCTCAGATTACTCTGGCGGGCCGTCACCTGGTGTTGGTGCCCAGCGGGGCGATGACCGGAATTTCACGCAAGCTGCCCGAGGAAGAACGCAAACGTCTCAAGGCTCTGCTGAAAACGATGATTCCGGCCGGTTACGGAGTCATCGTACGGACCGCCGCTGAGGGGGCTACGGAAGAACAGTTGCGCGCTGATGTGGAACGCCTCACTCGAATTTGGGAAGAAATCGAGACAAAACAGCGCAAGACCCGTAACGGACCGGTCCTGTTGCACGGGGAACCGGAACTGGCCGTGCGAGTCGTGCGTGACATATTTAATGAGGACTTCCGCTCCCTGACTATTCAGGGTGACAACGCTTGGAAGACCATTTCTAAATACGTGCGCGATTTGTCTCCAGAGTTAAAGGACCGCCTGAAGCATTGGGAAGGCGAGGACGACATTTTTGCCGCCCACCGCATCGATGAACAGCTTGCGAAAGGTTTCGAACGTAAAGTGTGGCTGCCCAGCGGTGGTTACCTGATTATTGACCGGACCGAAGCGATGACGGTTATTGACGTCAATACCGGGCGTTACATTGGTGCGGGGGGAACCCTGGAAGAAACCGTCACCAAGAACAACTTGGAAGCAGCCGAAGAAATCGTGCGTCAGCTGCGGCTACGCGACATTGGAGGCATTGTCGTCATCGACTTTGTGGACATGGTTATCGAGTCGAACCGGGATTTGGTGCTGCGGCGCTTGGTGGAATGTCTGGGACGTGACCGGACTCGTCACCAGGTCACCGAAGTGACCTCCCTCGGTTTAGTTCAGATGACTCGCAAACGAGTCGGGCAGGGACTGGTAGAAGCCTTTTCGACCCAGTGTGAATGCTGTGACGGACGCGGCTTCATCGTCCACGATGTGCCGGTCGAGAACAACGGGCAAGCCCCGGAAGACGTAGTGTCCCATCCCGCCCCCCGGCGCGGATCCTCGTCTGGAGCCAGTTCGAAACGTGCCCGGTCTCGCGCCAAATCCGTGAAAGAAACGAATCCGGAAGTGCGTCAGACTATGGCGGCAATCGCTACCGCCGCTCACGCCTCCGAGGAGCACGAGCCCGCACCCGAGCAATCCCACTCGTCGCCAACCAAGGAACCGAAACTGCTGACGACACCCCCGGAAAAGCCCTCCTTGGACAAAGCCAGCGAAAAGCCTTCCCTGGACAAAGCCAGCGAGAAACCCGCTCTGGACGGGGCACAAACGCGCTTGGAAATCACCAGCGCCAACGGTTCCGCGGAGAGCGCCGCGCCGCGCCGCCGCCATCGCCGGGCCGCCTCCACCGGGGTCATCAATACGGATTCCGCGGACGCCGATATTGTGGTTTCACAAGGGTAG